One part of the Paenibacillus silvisoli genome encodes these proteins:
- the rimP gene encoding ribosome maturation factor RimP — protein sequence MSTSKIKTAVEEMVKPFLDEHGFELVDVEYVKEGSNWFLRVYVDKEGNIDIDECGRISEYLSEKLDENDPISDAYFLEVSSPGAERPLKKPEDVSRSVGKHVYATTYEPVGGLKEFEGMLLSFDGEEIVIEIGKKKHAIPYNKVASARLAIVF from the coding sequence TTGAGCACATCCAAAATCAAAACCGCGGTCGAAGAAATGGTCAAACCGTTTCTCGATGAACATGGATTTGAACTCGTTGACGTGGAGTACGTCAAAGAAGGAAGCAACTGGTTCCTTCGCGTCTACGTCGACAAAGAAGGCAACATCGACATCGATGAGTGCGGACGGATCAGCGAGTATTTAAGCGAGAAGCTGGACGAGAACGATCCGATCTCCGACGCCTATTTCCTTGAAGTGTCCTCGCCTGGAGCGGAACGTCCGCTCAAGAAGCCGGAGGATGTCAGCCGTTCGGTCGGCAAGCATGTCTATGCGACGACCTACGAACCGGTTGGCGGTTTGAAAGAGTTTGAAGGCATGCTGCTTTCGTTTGACGGCGAAGAGATCGTCATTGAAATCGGCAAGAAGAAGCACGCCATTCCTTATAACAAAGTGGCAAGCGCACGTTTGGCCATTGTTTTCTAA
- a CDS encoding L7Ae/L30e/S12e/Gadd45 family ribosomal protein has protein sequence MTRTKHKALQMLGMAMRAGMLVTGDETVLKAVQQGKAKLVIVAGDASDNTKKKFRDKCASYKVNHVEAFDRITLGEAIGKSERVLLGVTDSGFSKSIAQSLTEPSEVEYID, from the coding sequence ATGACGAGGACGAAGCATAAAGCACTCCAAATGCTGGGCATGGCAATGCGGGCCGGGATGCTCGTGACCGGGGATGAAACCGTATTGAAGGCCGTCCAGCAAGGCAAAGCGAAACTTGTCATAGTTGCCGGCGATGCATCAGATAATACGAAGAAGAAGTTTCGGGACAAATGTGCCTCCTACAAGGTTAATCACGTAGAAGCATTCGACCGAATTACGCTTGGGGAAGCAATCGGCAAGTCTGAGCGGGTGCTTCTTGGTGTAACCGACTCCGGCTTTTCCAAAAGCATTGCACAGAGCTTAACTGAACCTTCGGAGGTGGAGTATATTGACTAA
- the proS gene encoding proline--tRNA ligase: MSKDKQFVTEITPQNEDFSRWYIDVIKKAELMDYSPVRGCIVFRPEGFEIWEHMRDELDRRFKETGHRNAYFPMFIPESFFLKEKEHVEGFNPELPWVTEAGGEKLEERLAIRPTSETIIGHMYSKWIQSYRDLPVLINQWANVVRWEKRTLPFLRTTEFLWQEGHTAHETETEAREETNQMLDIYRDFCENYLAIPVIMGQKTPSERFAGAVDTYSIEAMMKDGRAVQAGTSHYLGNKFAVAFDIKYLDRENTQQFVHTTSWGVSTRLMGAMIMVHGDDRGLVLPPKVAPTQVIMIPIGPPKTREQVIGRVDELYAELKKAGIRVKVDDRSDVSPGWKFNEYEMRGVPIRLELGPRDMENGQVVLVSRITGEKRIVLQSNLKEEIEAMLQQTHDDMLERAKQFRTEHSYSVETLDEMKSLFEEQRGFALAGWCGSDACEAQVKEETGATSRNIPFEPAEHKLTCLVCGEKAEHSVVFARAY; this comes from the coding sequence ATGTCGAAAGATAAGCAGTTCGTTACGGAAATCACGCCGCAGAACGAGGATTTTTCGCGGTGGTATATCGATGTTATTAAGAAAGCGGAATTGATGGATTACTCGCCGGTGCGCGGCTGTATCGTATTCCGTCCGGAAGGCTTCGAAATTTGGGAGCATATGCGCGATGAGCTGGACCGCAGATTTAAGGAAACCGGCCACCGCAACGCGTACTTCCCGATGTTCATTCCGGAGAGCTTCTTCCTGAAAGAGAAGGAGCATGTCGAAGGCTTCAACCCGGAGCTGCCGTGGGTCACGGAAGCGGGCGGCGAGAAGCTGGAAGAACGGCTGGCGATCCGCCCGACATCGGAAACGATTATCGGCCATATGTACTCGAAATGGATTCAATCGTACCGCGATCTGCCGGTCTTGATCAACCAATGGGCAAACGTAGTCCGTTGGGAGAAGCGTACGCTTCCGTTCCTTCGCACGACGGAGTTTTTGTGGCAGGAAGGCCATACGGCGCACGAGACGGAAACCGAAGCGCGCGAAGAGACGAATCAAATGCTTGACATTTACCGCGATTTCTGCGAAAACTACTTGGCTATCCCGGTCATTATGGGTCAAAAAACGCCTTCCGAGCGTTTTGCCGGCGCGGTAGACACGTACTCGATTGAAGCGATGATGAAAGACGGCCGTGCGGTGCAAGCAGGTACGTCCCATTATCTCGGCAATAAGTTCGCGGTCGCGTTCGACATTAAATATTTGGATCGCGAAAATACGCAACAGTTCGTGCACACCACGTCATGGGGCGTTTCGACGCGTCTGATGGGCGCGATGATCATGGTGCACGGCGACGACCGCGGTCTTGTGCTTCCGCCGAAGGTAGCGCCAACGCAGGTCATTATGATCCCGATCGGACCGCCGAAGACGCGCGAGCAAGTCATCGGCCGCGTGGACGAGCTGTACGCCGAGCTGAAAAAAGCCGGCATCCGCGTTAAAGTGGATGACCGCAGCGACGTAAGCCCGGGCTGGAAGTTCAATGAATACGAAATGCGCGGCGTACCGATCCGTCTGGAGCTTGGACCGCGTGACATGGAGAACGGACAAGTCGTTCTCGTATCGCGGATTACGGGCGAGAAGCGCATCGTGCTTCAAAGCAATTTGAAGGAAGAAATTGAAGCTATGCTTCAACAGACGCATGATGATATGCTTGAGCGTGCAAAGCAATTCCGTACGGAGCACTCCTATTCCGTCGAGACGCTCGACGAAATGAAGTCGCTCTTCGAAGAGCAGCGCGGCTTCGCGCTTGCCGGCTGGTGCGGTTCCGACGCTTGCGAGGCGCAAGTGAAGGAAGAAACGGGCGCAACGAGCCGTAACATTCCGTTCGAGCCTGCAGAGCATAAATTAACCTGCTTGGTGTGCGGCGAGAAAGCCGAGCACTCGGTGGTATTCGCGCGGGCGTATTAA
- the nusA gene encoding transcription termination factor NusA has protein sequence MSMEFIEALSEIEREKGISKDILLEAIEAALISSYKRNFNTAQNVRVDINRFTGVIKVYARKTVVEDVLDPRLEISVEASREINPHYQLDDIAEIEVTPRDFGRIAAQTAKQVVTQRIREAERGLIYNAFIDKEEDIVNGIVQRQDVRNLFIDLGKVEAVLPLTELMPTDKFKHGDRVKSFITKVENTTKGPQIFLSRTHPGLLKRLFELEVPEIYDGVVEIRSVAREAGFRSKIAVHSRNPEVDPVGSCVGQKGMRVQTIVTELKGEKIDIVRWSENVEEYVANALSPSKVIEVIVYEQEKMARVIVPDYQLSLAIGIKGQNARLAAKLTGWKIDIKSETQAEQEFGRPKSPMNTMHQDSVSID, from the coding sequence ATGAGCATGGAATTTATTGAAGCATTGTCGGAAATCGAAAGAGAGAAAGGGATCAGCAAAGATATTTTGCTGGAAGCGATCGAAGCGGCTCTGATCTCGAGTTACAAACGCAATTTTAATACCGCCCAAAACGTACGCGTAGATATCAACCGGTTTACGGGCGTCATCAAGGTATATGCACGCAAAACGGTCGTGGAGGATGTGCTGGACCCGCGCCTTGAAATTTCGGTCGAAGCATCCCGTGAAATCAACCCGCATTATCAGTTGGACGACATCGCGGAGATCGAAGTAACGCCTCGCGATTTCGGACGCATTGCGGCACAGACGGCGAAGCAGGTCGTGACGCAGCGCATCCGCGAAGCGGAGCGCGGTCTGATCTATAACGCCTTCATCGATAAAGAAGAAGACATCGTCAACGGGATCGTGCAGCGTCAAGACGTACGCAACCTGTTTATCGACCTCGGTAAGGTCGAGGCGGTGCTGCCGCTGACGGAATTGATGCCTACGGACAAATTCAAGCACGGCGATCGCGTGAAATCGTTTATTACGAAAGTGGAAAACACGACGAAGGGTCCGCAAATTTTCCTTTCCCGCACGCATCCGGGGCTGTTAAAGCGCCTGTTTGAGCTGGAAGTGCCGGAAATTTACGACGGCGTCGTGGAAATTCGCTCCGTCGCGCGCGAAGCGGGCTTCCGTTCCAAAATCGCGGTTCATTCCCGCAATCCAGAGGTGGATCCGGTTGGTTCGTGCGTAGGACAAAAAGGCATGCGCGTGCAAACGATCGTAACCGAGCTGAAGGGCGAAAAAATCGATATCGTCCGCTGGTCCGAAAACGTGGAAGAATACGTAGCGAATGCGCTTAGCCCTTCCAAAGTCATCGAAGTTATCGTTTACGAGCAGGAGAAGATGGCGCGCGTCATCGTGCCGGATTATCAACTATCGCTTGCGATCGGCATTAAAGGCCAGAACGCGCGCTTGGCGGCGAAGCTGACCGGCTGGAAGATCGACATTAAGAGCGAAACGCAGGCGGAGCAAGAATTCGGCCGCCCGAAATCGCCGATGAATACTATGCATCAGGATTCCGTCTCCATCGACTAA
- a CDS encoding PolC-type DNA polymerase III: protein MNQTGEKRQRFELLMKQAELPQQVIAEHFSDGYIDRVIVSRSNREWTFCIVKTALVPLPAFTVFCRAVVTKFAHIAQVSFQFQFGGDVRKEEVIQEYWPAFVEWLLHHNPTVNGWINKSKMDVDGDVVTLQLMDDMGLELAKKKKIDELAVEFFKQQFAVTCRVKMVVAESNQEVYEQFTQKRIQEEREVVELMMTAPALEAPTVEEGDVRLVVGYDIRDEAVPIMNIIEEEKKTTVQGAVFGLEEKELRNGSTLFTFNVTDFTDSIAMKMFAKTKEDVKVLKQLANGKWIKARGRVEYDRFMMEPELVMMPSDLHEVVAPKEEKDDAEEKRVEFHLHTTMSTMDAVTPVDVYIKQAAKWGHKAIAITDHGNVQCYPEAAKAAKKNGIKVLFGLEANVVNDAVPMVMNSREEPMQSAEYVVFDVETTGLSVVNNKIIELAGVKMQEGKEIGRFSTFINPHEDIPYNIQQLTNITNDMVQDAPELGPKIHEFIDFIGDAVLVAHNARFDMGFLQAACKLHGLPEVKNPVLDTLELARFLHPSMKNHRLNTLADKYKISLENHHRAIDDSIALGGVLFGLIKDAAERNITGLQMLNDYVGLDLSNMRPFHCCIYALNGAGKKNLFKLISMSHTEHFKRVAIIPKSKLTELREGLLIISGCEKGEFFEAVMNKSVEEAEEVAHYYDVLEIQPIDFYMHLVEKGFVASRAEIEQAIRRVCEIGDKLGKPVIATGNVHYLQKRDKLFRDITIHGITGFSPLKDIRKPDAHFRTTKEMLQEFAFLGEARAYEVVVKNTAELADRFEQYDMFPPKLFVPILEGADEEMRTTCYDTARQLYGEPLPDVVVERLERELVPITKAGFAANYLISAKLVKKSNEDGYLVGSRGSVGSSIVATFLGISEVNPLPAHYTCLNEACKYSEWFLDGSYPSGFDLPDKICPNCNKPLKGEGQDIPFETFLGFKGDKVPDIDLNFSGEYQAVAHNFTKIMFGAENVFRAGTIGTVAEKTAYGFAKKYEEHYGKKWRGAELARLANGCTGVKRSTGQHPGGIVVVPDYIEVEDVTPVQYPADDLNAEWKTTHFDYHAFEDNLLKLDILGHDDPTMMRMLQDLTGVDPTTIPMNDAKVMSMFSSTDALGVMPDRIRSSVATYGVPEMGTKFVRQMLEETKPSTFADLLQISGLSHGTGVWLGNAQELIKNRTCTIKTVIGCRDDIMLYLIYKAGMDAGLAFKITESVRKGRGLTPEWIEEMKRCKVPQWYIDSCLKIEYMFPKAHAAAYVISAVRTAYFKLYYPIAYYATYFSIRAEDFDLELLCQGYDAILKRLIEIEQKGFSATPKEKNSVSLLEMALEMTARGFSFKPVDLYRSEATRFIIDGSSIIPPFGAISGIGENAARNIAAARDYGEFLSVEDFQQKSKATKTIVEVLTQMGCFRGLPESNQLSLF, encoded by the coding sequence ATGAACCAAACCGGGGAAAAGCGGCAGCGGTTCGAGCTGCTGATGAAGCAGGCGGAGCTTCCGCAGCAAGTAATAGCCGAGCATTTCAGCGACGGCTATATAGACCGAGTCATCGTAAGCCGGAGTAATCGGGAGTGGACGTTTTGCATCGTGAAGACGGCCTTGGTTCCTTTACCGGCTTTTACTGTTTTTTGCCGAGCGGTCGTCACGAAGTTTGCGCATATCGCGCAAGTTTCGTTTCAGTTCCAATTTGGCGGCGATGTGCGGAAAGAGGAAGTCATTCAGGAATATTGGCCGGCCTTCGTGGAGTGGCTGCTGCATCATAATCCGACCGTTAACGGCTGGATCAACAAATCGAAGATGGATGTCGACGGCGATGTTGTCACGCTTCAGCTGATGGACGACATGGGGCTTGAGCTTGCGAAGAAGAAGAAAATCGACGAGCTGGCGGTCGAGTTCTTCAAGCAGCAATTCGCGGTAACCTGCCGCGTGAAGATGGTCGTGGCGGAATCCAATCAAGAGGTGTACGAGCAGTTCACCCAGAAGCGGATTCAAGAGGAGCGGGAAGTCGTCGAGCTGATGATGACGGCGCCTGCGCTTGAGGCTCCGACGGTTGAGGAAGGCGATGTTCGTCTGGTCGTCGGCTACGACATCCGCGATGAAGCGGTGCCGATTATGAACATCATCGAGGAAGAGAAGAAGACGACGGTGCAGGGCGCCGTTTTCGGACTGGAAGAGAAGGAGCTGCGCAACGGGAGCACGCTGTTTACGTTCAACGTGACCGACTTTACGGATTCGATCGCGATGAAAATGTTCGCCAAGACGAAGGAAGACGTCAAAGTGCTGAAGCAGCTGGCGAACGGCAAATGGATCAAAGCCCGCGGCCGCGTCGAGTACGACCGGTTCATGATGGAACCCGAGCTCGTCATGATGCCTTCCGACCTTCATGAGGTCGTTGCGCCGAAGGAAGAGAAGGACGATGCGGAAGAGAAGCGCGTCGAATTCCATTTGCATACGACGATGAGTACGATGGACGCCGTAACGCCGGTAGACGTGTACATCAAGCAAGCGGCAAAATGGGGACATAAAGCGATTGCGATTACGGATCATGGCAATGTCCAATGCTACCCCGAAGCGGCGAAAGCGGCCAAGAAGAACGGCATCAAAGTGTTGTTCGGGCTGGAAGCGAACGTCGTCAACGACGCCGTGCCGATGGTGATGAACTCGCGCGAGGAACCGATGCAGTCCGCCGAATATGTCGTATTCGACGTCGAGACGACCGGCTTGTCCGTCGTCAACAATAAAATTATCGAGCTTGCCGGCGTGAAAATGCAGGAAGGCAAGGAGATCGGACGCTTCTCGACCTTTATTAATCCGCATGAAGATATTCCGTACAACATTCAGCAGCTGACGAACATTACGAACGATATGGTCCAGGATGCGCCGGAGCTTGGTCCGAAGATCCATGAGTTCATCGATTTTATCGGCGATGCCGTGCTGGTCGCGCACAATGCGCGGTTCGACATGGGCTTTCTCCAGGCGGCGTGCAAGCTGCACGGACTGCCGGAAGTGAAAAACCCGGTGCTCGATACCTTGGAGCTGGCCCGCTTCCTGCATCCTTCGATGAAGAACCACAGGCTGAATACGTTAGCGGATAAATATAAAATTTCGCTCGAAAACCATCACCGCGCGATCGATGACTCCATTGCGCTCGGCGGCGTGCTGTTCGGACTCATCAAAGACGCGGCGGAACGCAATATAACCGGCCTTCAAATGTTGAATGACTACGTCGGCCTCGACCTGTCGAACATGCGGCCATTCCACTGCTGTATCTATGCGCTCAACGGCGCGGGCAAGAAAAACCTGTTTAAATTGATTTCCATGTCTCATACCGAACATTTTAAGCGTGTTGCCATTATACCTAAAAGTAAATTAACCGAACTCCGCGAGGGCTTGCTGATCATTTCGGGCTGCGAGAAGGGCGAGTTTTTCGAAGCGGTCATGAATAAGTCCGTTGAAGAGGCGGAAGAGGTTGCGCACTATTACGATGTACTTGAAATTCAGCCTATCGATTTCTATATGCATCTCGTTGAAAAAGGCTTTGTCGCAAGCCGCGCCGAAATCGAGCAGGCGATCCGCCGCGTATGCGAAATCGGCGACAAGCTCGGCAAGCCTGTTATCGCGACGGGCAACGTTCATTATTTACAGAAGCGGGACAAGCTGTTCCGCGATATTACGATTCACGGCATTACCGGTTTTAGCCCGCTGAAGGACATCCGCAAGCCGGATGCCCATTTCCGCACGACGAAGGAAATGCTGCAGGAGTTCGCGTTCCTTGGGGAAGCCCGCGCCTACGAGGTCGTCGTCAAAAACACGGCAGAGCTGGCGGACCGGTTCGAGCAGTACGATATGTTTCCGCCGAAGCTGTTCGTTCCGATACTGGAAGGCGCCGACGAAGAGATGCGCACCACGTGTTACGACACGGCGCGGCAGCTGTACGGCGAACCGCTGCCGGATGTCGTCGTCGAGCGGCTGGAGAGGGAGCTCGTGCCGATTACAAAGGCAGGCTTCGCGGCTAACTATTTGATCTCGGCGAAGCTTGTGAAGAAATCGAACGAGGACGGCTATTTGGTCGGTTCCCGGGGTTCCGTAGGCTCGTCCATCGTTGCGACGTTTCTCGGCATTTCGGAGGTTAACCCGCTTCCTGCTCACTATACATGCTTGAACGAAGCGTGCAAATACAGCGAATGGTTCCTGGACGGCAGCTATCCATCCGGCTTTGACCTGCCCGACAAAATTTGCCCGAACTGCAACAAGCCGCTGAAAGGGGAAGGCCAAGACATCCCGTTCGAGACGTTCCTGGGCTTTAAAGGCGATAAAGTTCCCGATATCGACTTGAACTTCTCAGGTGAATATCAAGCGGTCGCCCATAACTTCACGAAGATTATGTTCGGCGCCGAGAACGTGTTCCGTGCCGGCACGATCGGTACGGTCGCGGAGAAGACGGCTTACGGCTTCGCGAAGAAGTACGAAGAACATTACGGGAAAAAATGGCGCGGCGCCGAGCTGGCGCGGTTGGCCAACGGCTGTACCGGCGTGAAGCGAAGCACGGGCCAGCATCCGGGCGGTATCGTCGTCGTGCCGGACTACATCGAGGTCGAGGATGTTACGCCGGTTCAATATCCGGCGGATGATTTGAACGCGGAGTGGAAAACGACCCATTTTGACTATCACGCCTTTGAGGACAACCTGCTCAAGCTCGATATACTCGGACACGACGATCCGACGATGATGCGGATGCTGCAGGATTTGACGGGCGTCGATCCGACGACGATTCCGATGAACGATGCGAAGGTCATGAGCATGTTCAGCTCGACCGATGCGCTAGGCGTTATGCCGGATAGAATCCGTTCGTCCGTCGCCACTTACGGCGTACCGGAGATGGGCACGAAGTTCGTTCGTCAGATGCTTGAGGAAACGAAGCCGTCGACCTTTGCCGACTTGCTGCAAATTTCGGGCTTGTCCCACGGAACGGGCGTATGGCTCGGCAACGCGCAGGAGCTGATCAAGAACCGCACCTGTACGATCAAAACCGTTATCGGATGCCGTGACGATATTATGCTTTATTTGATTTACAAAGCCGGGATGGATGCGGGGCTCGCCTTCAAAATCACCGAGAGCGTGCGTAAAGGCCGCGGCCTGACGCCGGAGTGGATCGAAGAGATGAAGCGCTGCAAGGTGCCGCAATGGTATATCGATTCCTGTCTCAAAATCGAGTATATGTTCCCGAAAGCCCATGCGGCTGCCTATGTTATCTCGGCGGTACGAACGGCTTACTTCAAGCTCTACTATCCGATTGCTTACTACGCGACGTACTTCTCGATTCGTGCGGAGGATTTCGATTTGGAGCTGCTTTGCCAGGGCTATGACGCGATCCTGAAACGGTTGATCGAGATCGAGCAGAAAGGGTTCAGCGCGACGCCGAAAGAGAAAAACAGCGTGTCCCTGCTGGAGATGGCGCTTGAAATGACGGCTCGCGGCTTCTCCTTCAAGCCGGTCGATCTGTACCGTTCGGAAGCGACGCGGTTCATCATCGACGGCAGCTCGATCATCCCGCCGTTCGGCGCCATCAGCGGCATCGGCGAAAACGCGGCGCGCAACATCGCGGCCGCCCGCGATTACGGCGAGTTCCTGTCCGTCGAGGACTTCCAGCAAAAGTCGAAGGCGACCAAAACGATCGTCGAGGTGCTGACGCAAATGGGCTGCTTCCGCGGCTTGCCGGAGTCGAATCAGCTGTCGCTGTTTTAG
- the infB gene encoding translation initiation factor IF-2, with the protein MTKQQDKDKDKLRVYEYAKSLNMSSKEIITILKRLNLPVNNHMSVMENEMVSKVEGFFRDIKANAAAKRAQESATVSAAAQSSNRQNQQGQPERKPQPSSNAASQGQGQGQVNKNTQEQQGNMNTTNTQTPSTNAAPAASAAGTPASGQAPASDAANAQPTTNTQPAQQHSNHNREQRPQGQGGYQGNRQGGQGGGYQGNRPQGQGGGYQGNRPQGQGGGYQGNRPQGQGGGYQGNRPQGQGGQGGGYQGNRPQGQGGGYQGNRPQGQGGGQGQRPQGQGGYQGNRPQGQGGGYQGNRPQGQGGQGGGQGGFRSSAPRPDMASSQPSRSNAAPARTFDSRPAEDNSRKRTNPKAGNSNFAANKRFDDGRTGNFKSRNGGKNKGGRGQQVERKEKIDNTPKKIIVRGEVTVGELAKLLHKDASEVIKKLIMLGVMATINQEVDLDTVQLIASEYGVEVEVKIPVEEDAFETFEEKDEEDTLEARPPVVTIMGHVDHGKTTLLDAIRQTNVTSGEAGGITQHIGAYQVEINHKKITFLDTPGHEAFTLMRARGAQVTDITIIVVAADDGVMPQTVEAINHAKAAGVPIIVAVNKIDKPGADPDKIKQSLTEYQLVPEEWGGDTIFVNVSAKQRINLEELLEMILLVAEVNDYKANPNKRARGTVIEAELDKGKGPVARVLVQHGTLKVGDAFVAGNCFGRVRAMVNDKGRRLKDAGPSTPIELTGLTEVPQAGDPFLVFEDERKARAIAERRAIKQRQSELGANSRVTLEDLYNHIKEGEIKDLNVIIKADVQGSTEALKGSLAKIDIEGVRVKIIHSGAGAITESDINLAAASSAIVIGFNVRPEPQALATAEQEKVDIRLHNIIYNVIDEIEHAMKGMLDPVFKEVVIGQAEVRNIFKVTKVGVIAGCMVTNGKITRNAKARLIRGGVVVFESEIESLKRFKDDAKEVAQGYECGITLDKMNDLKEGDIIEAYVLESVER; encoded by the coding sequence TTGACTAAACAACAAGACAAAGACAAGGACAAATTGCGCGTCTACGAATACGCGAAGTCATTAAATATGAGCAGCAAAGAAATCATTACGATCCTGAAACGGCTCAATCTTCCCGTAAACAATCATATGAGCGTGATGGAAAACGAAATGGTTTCCAAAGTGGAAGGTTTCTTCCGCGATATTAAAGCGAATGCAGCCGCGAAACGCGCCCAGGAGAGCGCGACCGTATCTGCAGCCGCTCAATCGTCCAACCGCCAGAACCAGCAAGGCCAGCCGGAACGCAAACCGCAGCCGAGCAGCAATGCCGCATCGCAAGGACAGGGACAGGGACAGGTTAACAAAAATACACAGGAACAGCAGGGGAATATGAATACAACAAATACGCAAACACCAAGCACGAACGCAGCTCCAGCTGCGAGCGCAGCTGGCACGCCGGCAAGCGGTCAAGCACCGGCATCCGACGCAGCAAACGCGCAACCGACGACTAACACTCAGCCAGCACAACAGCATTCGAATCACAATAGAGAGCAGCGTCCGCAAGGTCAAGGCGGCTACCAAGGCAACCGTCAAGGCGGCCAAGGCGGCGGCTACCAGGGCAATCGCCCGCAAGGTCAAGGCGGCGGCTACCAAGGCAACCGTCCGCAAGGTCAAGGCGGCGGCTATCAAGGCAACCGCCCGCAAGGTCAAGGCGGCGGCTACCAAGGCAATCGTCCGCAAGGTCAAGGCGGCCAAGGCGGTGGTTACCAAGGTAACCGTCCGCAAGGTCAAGGCGGCGGCTATCAAGGCAACCGTCCGCAAGGCCAGGGCGGCGGTCAAGGTCAGCGTCCGCAAGGCCAAGGCGGCTACCAGGGCAACCGTCCGCAAGGCCAAGGCGGCGGCTACCAAGGCAATCGTCCGCAAGGCCAGGGCGGTCAAGGCGGCGGCCAAGGCGGCTTCCGTTCTTCGGCTCCGCGTCCGGATATGGCGTCTTCGCAGCCAAGCCGCAGCAACGCTGCGCCGGCGCGTACGTTTGATTCCCGTCCTGCCGAGGACAACTCGCGCAAGCGTACTAACCCGAAAGCGGGCAACAGCAACTTTGCTGCGAACAAGCGCTTTGACGACGGCCGTACCGGCAATTTCAAATCCAGAAACGGCGGCAAAAACAAAGGCGGTAGAGGTCAGCAGGTTGAGCGCAAGGAGAAAATCGATAACACGCCTAAGAAAATCATCGTTCGCGGTGAAGTAACCGTAGGCGAATTGGCGAAATTGCTCCATAAAGACGCTTCCGAAGTCATCAAGAAGCTCATTATGCTGGGCGTTATGGCGACGATCAACCAAGAGGTCGATCTGGATACCGTCCAACTGATTGCATCGGAGTACGGCGTTGAAGTCGAAGTGAAAATTCCGGTGGAAGAAGACGCGTTCGAGACGTTCGAAGAGAAAGACGAAGAGGATACGCTGGAAGCTCGTCCGCCGGTCGTTACGATCATGGGTCACGTCGACCACGGTAAAACAACGCTTCTCGATGCGATTCGCCAAACGAACGTAACAAGCGGCGAAGCAGGCGGCATTACGCAGCATATCGGCGCCTACCAAGTCGAAATTAACCATAAGAAAATCACGTTCCTGGATACGCCGGGTCACGAAGCGTTTACGCTCATGCGTGCCCGCGGTGCCCAAGTAACGGATATTACGATCATCGTCGTTGCGGCCGATGACGGCGTCATGCCGCAAACGGTCGAAGCGATCAACCATGCGAAAGCGGCAGGCGTTCCGATCATCGTTGCCGTGAACAAAATCGATAAGCCTGGCGCGGATCCGGACAAAATCAAGCAAAGCTTGACCGAGTACCAGCTCGTTCCGGAAGAGTGGGGCGGCGACACGATTTTCGTGAACGTCTCCGCGAAGCAGCGCATCAACTTGGAAGAGCTGCTTGAAATGATTTTGCTCGTAGCCGAAGTGAACGACTACAAAGCGAATCCGAACAAGCGCGCGCGCGGTACGGTTATCGAGGCCGAGCTGGATAAAGGTAAAGGTCCGGTTGCCCGCGTTCTCGTACAGCACGGTACGCTTAAAGTCGGCGACGCATTCGTTGCAGGCAACTGCTTCGGCCGCGTTCGCGCAATGGTCAACGACAAAGGCCGCCGTCTGAAAGACGCAGGCCCAAGCACGCCGATCGAGCTTACGGGTTTGACGGAAGTTCCGCAAGCCGGCGATCCGTTCCTCGTGTTCGAAGACGAGCGCAAAGCGCGCGCCATTGCGGAGCGCCGCGCGATCAAGCAGCGTCAATCCGAACTTGGCGCGAACTCGAGAGTAACGCTCGAAGATTTGTACAATCATATCAAAGAAGGCGAGATCAAAGACCTGAACGTCATCATCAAAGCCGACGTTCAAGGCTCTACGGAAGCGTTGAAGGGCTCGCTCGCGAAGATCGATATCGAAGGCGTACGCGTCAAAATCATCCACAGCGGTGCTGGCGCGATCACCGAGTCCGATATCAACCTGGCGGCGGCATCGAGCGCGATCGTCATCGGCTTTAACGTTCGTCCGGAGCCGCAGGCGCTGGCTACTGCGGAGCAGGAGAAGGTCGACATTCGTCTGCATAACATTATTTACAATGTCATCGACGAAATCGAGCACGCCATGAAAGGGATGCTGGATCCGGTCTTCAAAGAAGTCGTCATCGGTCAGGCGGAAGTGCGTAATATTTTCAAAGTTACCAAGGTCGGCGTTATCGCAGGCTGTATGGTCACGAACGGCAAAATTACGCGCAATGCCAAAGCCCGCTTGATCCGCGGCGGCGTAGTCGTTTTCGAAAGCGAAATCGAATCGCTCAAACGCTTTAAGGACGATGCGAAAGAAGTCGCTCAAGGTTACGAGTGCGGCATAACGCTCGATAAGATGAATGACCTTAAAGAGGGAGACATCATCGAAGCTTACGTACTGGAAAGTGTAGAGAGGTAG
- the rnpM gene encoding RNase P modulator RnpM: protein MRPRKIPLRKCVACQQMMAKKELIRVVRTPDEAVLIDLTGKKAGRGAYLCGKVACFKLAKKSRALDRALKQTVGSEIYDQLEQDFIAVEDTFNANKDEMDDEDEA from the coding sequence GTGAGACCTAGAAAAATTCCGCTGCGCAAATGCGTGGCTTGCCAGCAAATGATGGCGAAGAAAGAGCTGATCCGCGTCGTTCGCACGCCGGATGAAGCGGTTTTGATCGATTTGACGGGGAAAAAAGCGGGGCGCGGCGCTTATCTGTGCGGTAAAGTCGCTTGCTTCAAGCTCGCAAAGAAGAGCAGGGCGCTCGATCGGGCACTGAAACAGACCGTAGGGTCCGAGATTTACGACCAGCTTGAGCAGGATTTTATCGCAGTCGAGGATACGTTCAACGCAAATAAGGATGAGATGGATGACGAGGACGAAGCATAA